The region TCGCCATCAAATCGATTTCAACCTGCGCCAAGCGCGCTGCGAAATGCGGGTTCTGATTCAGCGGTTTGCCACCCGATGCTGTATTGGCCGCAACGTGTTTCAACGTTGCCAGAGCCGCATCAGAAAAACCAACGCCTGCAATATTAGTACGTTCGTGCGTCAGCAGATACTTGGCATAGGTCCAGCCCTTGTCCTGTTCACCCACCAAATTTTCGACAGGCACGCGCACATCGTCGAAAAACACCTCGTTCACTTCGGCATCTCCATCAATCAATTTGATTGGGCGCACGGTGACACCCGGCGTATTCATGTCGATCAACAGAAAGGAAATACCCGCCTGATTTTTGACTTCGGTATTTGTCCGCACAAGGCAGAAAATCCAGTTGGCGTGTTGACCCAGTGTGGTCCAAGTCTTTTGGCCATTCACGACGTAATGATCGCCGTCCAACACAGCACGGGTTTTCACCGCCGCTAGGTCAGAACCAGCACCCGGCTCTGAATAGCCCTGACACCACCAGTCTTCGCCACTTAAGATACGTGGCAAGAAACGTTGACGCTGCTCTTCGCTACCGAAGGCCAGCAAAACAGGCGCTAGCATCGTCAGGCCAAAGGGCACCAGACGCGGAGCATGGGCCAAACAAGCCTCTTCTTCAAAAATCTGACGCTCCACCGCGTTCCATTCAGCGCCTCCATAGGCTTTTGGCCAATTGGCAGCCAACCACCCACGGGCATTCAGAATGGCATTCCATTCTTCCGTATCCGCCTTGGTCAGCTGTTTCCCCAACCGAGTTTTTTCGGCAATGTGGTCCGGCAGGTTATCAGCCAAAAAGCTGCGCACCTCGGCGCGAAACGCCTCTTGTTCTTCGGTGTAGTTCAGATCCATCACCCGCTCCCTAGAAAATTTCGAACAGGCCAGCGGCACCTTGGCCACCACCGATACACATCGTCACAACACCCAACTTGGCACCACGACGTTTGCCTTCGATCAGCAGATGCCCCGTCATACGCGCACCGGTCATGCCAAACGGGTGACCAATCGAGATAGAGCCGCCGTTCACATTACAAATCGCAGGATCAATCTCTAGGCGGTCACGGCAATACAGCGCCTGGGACGCAAAGGCCTCGTTCAATTCCCACAAATCGATGTCATTCACGGTCAAACCATGACGTTTCAACAGACGTGGCACGGCAAAAACCGGACCAATGCCCATTTCATCTGGCTCACAACCTGCAACAGCAAAACCTTTGAATGCACCCAACGGTTCTATGCCTTCGCGTGCCGCTGCATCTGCGTCCATCACCACCAATGCGGCTGCACCATCAGACAATTGTGATGCGTTACCCGCAGTGATGAAATGACCTTCGCCCTGAACGGGCTTCAAACCAGCCAAGCCTTCCAAAGTGGTGTTCGGGCGGTTGCAATCATCCATGCTAAAGGTCACCTCCCTATGGGTAACCTCACCAGTTTCACGATCTTTGAACGCCTGCGTTACAGTGATTGGGACAATCTCATCGTCCAGCTTACCGGACCCCTGCGCTGCTGCTGTCCGCTTTTGGCTTTCCAACGCCAACTCATCCTGCGCTTCGCGGCTGATGTTATAGCGTTGCGCCACAATATCCGCGGTTTGAATCATCGACAGATAAGTCTCTGGCTTGTTTTCAACGATCCAGCTTTCTTTCGCCTGCGGAGGACGTGACGGAGGCATCTGGCTGATGCTTTCAACACCACCAGCAATCGCCGCGTCCGCACCTTCGGTGGTGACCGTATTCGCCGCCATCGCGATCGCTTGCAAACCGGACGAGCAGAACCGGTTCACAGTTGCCGCCGCAACCGTCACAGGCAGGCCTGCACGGATGACGGCCTGACGCGCGATGTTGCTGCCTGTCCAAGCTTCAGGATAGCCGCAACCAATCAGAGCATCTTCGATCAGATCAGGGTTCACACCAGATCGTGCGACAGCATGTTCAATCGCATGGCCAGCCATAGTCGCGCCATGAGTTTCGTTGAAGGCACCTCGGTAAGACTTTGCCAGACCTGTGCGTGCCGTAGAGACGATAACCGCTTGTTTCATTGCTATTTCCTTTACCCGTTCAGATCGGCAAATGTTTTGCCTTCAGCCACCAGTCGCTCCAACAATGGGGCCGGTTGCCACATGAAATCGTCCTCTTGGGACAGGCGTTTGATGTCGTTCAGAATTTTGTCCAGGCCTACAGTGTCCGCATATTGCATCGGACCACCGCGCCAGCGTGGGAAGCCATAGCCATTCAACAGCGTCACATCGACATCTAGCGGACGCAGGGCAATGCCCTCTTCCAAGACGCGCGCCGCTTCGTTGATCATGGCGGCCATATAACGATCGACGATCTCTTGATCGCTGATCTCTTGTGCCTTCACGCCATTATCCGTGCGCTCAGCAGCAATGATCTCCAGAACCTCTGGGTCTGCCGACGGCTTGCCATCTTCGTAGATATAGAAACCACGGCCAGTCTTACGGCCAAAACGATCTTTCTCACAAAGACGATCCGAGAATTCCGCATACATCTCACGCGGATCACGGGTTGGTGCCAAACGCTTGCGTGTCGCCCATCCGATATCCAGGCCAGCAAGGTCAGCCACCGAAAATGGCCCCATCGCCATGCCGAAATTCACCAATGCACGGTCAACGTCATATGGGCTTGCACCCGCAATCACGACGCCGTCCATTGCTTGACGGTAATGCGACAACAAACGGTTGCCAATGAACCCATCACAAACACCAGACCGTACAGCAACTTTGCGCAGCTTCTTGGCAAAGGCAAAACCAGTCGCGACGACTTCG is a window of Cognatishimia sp. WU-CL00825 DNA encoding:
- a CDS encoding acyl-CoA dehydrogenase family protein — translated: MDLNYTEEQEAFRAEVRSFLADNLPDHIAEKTRLGKQLTKADTEEWNAILNARGWLAANWPKAYGGAEWNAVERQIFEEEACLAHAPRLVPFGLTMLAPVLLAFGSEEQRQRFLPRILSGEDWWCQGYSEPGAGSDLAAVKTRAVLDGDHYVVNGQKTWTTLGQHANWIFCLVRTNTEVKNQAGISFLLIDMNTPGVTVRPIKLIDGDAEVNEVFFDDVRVPVENLVGEQDKGWTYAKYLLTHERTNIAGVGFSDAALATLKHVAANTASGGKPLNQNPHFAARLAQVEIDLMAMRTTNLRVISAAAKGQAPGAESSMLKVKGTLLRQELTSLLRRAAGPDAMPYLPDYLEGGDNVDAMGPEHAASAAPTYFNMRKLSIFGGANEIQRTIISKAILEL
- a CDS encoding acetyl-CoA C-acyltransferase is translated as MKQAVIVSTARTGLAKSYRGAFNETHGATMAGHAIEHAVARSGVNPDLIEDALIGCGYPEAWTGSNIARQAVIRAGLPVTVAAATVNRFCSSGLQAIAMAANTVTTEGADAAIAGGVESISQMPPSRPPQAKESWIVENKPETYLSMIQTADIVAQRYNISREAQDELALESQKRTAAAQGSGKLDDEIVPITVTQAFKDRETGEVTHREVTFSMDDCNRPNTTLEGLAGLKPVQGEGHFITAGNASQLSDGAAALVVMDADAAAREGIEPLGAFKGFAVAGCEPDEMGIGPVFAVPRLLKRHGLTVNDIDLWELNEAFASQALYCRDRLEIDPAICNVNGGSISIGHPFGMTGARMTGHLLIEGKRRGAKLGVVTMCIGGGQGAAGLFEIF